A single region of the Nicotiana sylvestris chromosome 6, ASM39365v2, whole genome shotgun sequence genome encodes:
- the LOC104213493 gene encoding myricetin 3-O-methyltransferase 3-like has protein sequence MDMALSMDKIVISNEEENSMMKAMHLPTGLFLNMVLKTAIELGLFEIIAKANSELSSYEIASQLPTKNPNAPLVLERILRFLASQSFLTSNISKDDDGHIHTSYNLTPLSKSFISDKDGSSFAPFLLLTTDPVAVNSWFHLKDAILEGEIPFNKAHGMNAFEYHGKDSRLNMVFNKAMQNISSIEMKRLLESYTGFQGVKEAIDVGGGLGVSLASIISKYPNMKGINFDLPHVIKDAPTYAGIEHVGGDMFKSIPKGEVIILKAILHDWDDDHCLKILKNCWGALPENGKVVVIEQIQPEYPETNLLSKHSFSTDMLMITMLNGGKERTKQEFEALAKEAGFSALKIACRAYYCWVMELHRC, from the exons ATGGACATGGCTTTATCCATGGATAAAATTGTTATATCCAATGAAGAGGAAAATTCAATGATGAAGGCTATGCATCTTCCTACTGGTTTATTCCTTAACATGGTTTTGAAAACTGCGATTGAACTTGGCTTGTTTGAGATCATAGCAAAAGCAAATAGTGAATTATCTTCCTATGAAATTGCATCTCAACTTCCCACAAAAAACCCTAATGCCCCACTTGTTCTTGAAAGGATACTAAGGTTTCTTGCTAGCCAATCTTTTCTCACTTCCAACATTTCCAAGGATGATGATGGACACATTCACACATCATACAATTTGACACCTTTGAGCAAAAGCTTCATCTCCGATAAAGACGGATCATCGTTTGCTCCTTTTTTACTACTGACCACTGATCCTGTAGCTGTTAATTCCTG GTTTCATTTGAAAGATGCAATTCTAGAGGGTGAAATACCATTCAACAAGGCTCATGGAATGAATGCATTTGAATACCATGGAAAAGATAGTAGATTGAATATGGTGTTCAATAAAGCTATGCAAAACATCTCTTCTATTGAAATGAAGAGATTACTTGAGTCTTACACTGGCTTCCAAGGAGTAAAAGAGGCAATAGATGTGGGAGGTGGACTTGGGGTATCATTAGCTTCTATAATTTCCAAGTATCCTAATATGAAAGGTATTAATTTTGACCTACCCCATGTCATCAAAGATGCTCCTACCTATGCAG GCATAGAGCATGTTGGAGGAGATATGTTTAAGAGCATTCCTAAAGGGGAGGTAATCATTCTGAAG GCGATACTTCATGATTGGGATGATGATCATTGCCTGAAAATCTTGAAGAATTGTTGGGGAGCTTTGCCAGAAAATGGGAAGGTTGTGGTAATAGAACAAATACAGCCAGAATATCCAGAGACTAATCTTCTTTCTAAGCATTCATTTAGTACTGATATGTTAATGATTACTATGCTTAATGGAGGAAAGGAAAGGACAAAACAAGAATTTGAAGCTTTAGCAAAAGAAGCTGGATTTTCTGCTCTTAAAATTGCATGTCGTGCATATTATTGTTGGGTCATGGAATTGCACAGATGTTAG